Genomic DNA from Telopea speciosissima isolate NSW1024214 ecotype Mountain lineage chromosome 2, Tspe_v1, whole genome shotgun sequence:
TTCATCATTTTTAGATCATCATCATATCATTTAATTGTTCAAAGattaacagagacagagagagagtccCCAAAAACTTTACCGCATCAAATACTGCAGATAGGATCAATAGCTTCTTAGAGGGATTTGGTTTCCCGCTGGCCATAAAGGATCCAATCACTGTGATAATAGCGTAAAATCCAGCTATTGAAAGCGCTACCTCAAAGTATCTGCATTATATGAATCAAAATCTAATTGATTGTGATGTTCTaaactcaaaaaactcaacCAAGGTTTAATTTAAGTATTCATCCCTATCCCTATCCCTATCCCTATCCTTATCCGTCGATATTAATTGATACGTATCGTATTCTAAAAAATTTGGTATGAATACATGTATAAAGCTTCatcctttatacataatcaattaAATGCACTTCTCTTGTCGtacttttgttcttcttttcacacatgatatattttacatattatttaattaaaatattatatatttatataattgaAAACtatattttgcatatatcctaCGCATTTTCATATGTTTCTTGAGCACTTGCAGTTATATCTTCAGTATATCTTACGTCTCTCGGATACTCTACTATACATCCTTTGGATCATATGCAGCTTATTCTCGGATAACGATTTCCATCTACAATGGCATGGCAGTGATAGATTCTAAGAGAAAAAGGATGTAAAAGACCACGCGCGGCATGCACATGGCTATGATGAGGCACCTCGATCTTTTCCCATTGATTTGGCATGGGAGATGCCATTACATGTGAACAGGGTGCAGATCCCCTACCCACAAACCAAATATTGACTTCTTTAATCATCTAACACATTAAAAGACTAAAAACATGATCGTAACTCTTTCAGTTTTGTCAACCacatgaaaatcaaagaaaaaaaagttctttGAACCAATGAGAAGGGAACCTATAAcatcttctctctctatctctctcatcttcacataaaatgatctCACTACCCTCCTATCCTATGCACGAAACTATTCCTCTATGCCACCTACTTAGAAAACCCTCTTCCATATAAAAAGTATGGGGTGTTTCCTTCACTAATGGGTGAAGTAATGGTTTTCACTAATAGTTTCGTTATCTTCCATAGGGTGCCTTGGTGTGGTGTAGAATATTTTGGATACATTGTCCGTATAGCTCAAAATATAGGGTGTATTCTTAAGACTATAGCTTgtatctcttcttcctttttaatataattttttgtttatccataaaaaaaatatatataggctGGTTGGCATTGGTTATACATTTAGCcacttctaataaaagaagggactaagtttttaattttcttcatcTGTGGTGAAGAGGAATCTCTTTCGCAACGGTGATTTGACCCCATAATCAATCAGAGTCATGTACCATCATTACACTCCTACCTCCTATCTACAAAGTTGAAACTACTCCTCCCATGTGCAATCTTGGTACAATGGATTATGGAAAAGATATTCCTCTTCACCACATGTGAAGAGAAACCCGATCGTAAAAGATATATAACATTACATGTTGTATTAAAtgaatttcagatttttttgaaaaactatTTCTTATCCCCTCctcattaaatataaaattaaatgaCTTTAGAAAACAAGACAAGaagtggggaaaaaaataaaaaaaaatttaaaatcttctTATTACAAAccttgattacaacaagattttcctatatatacatatactcACATCAAGGCTGGGAAGTATTCGAGTTCCGTTGTCTCTGTAAGTGCGGTGTCCGTGCTAGTGCCCATAACCAGCAAACCCACAAGTGATGCCGCAAACACTAAGAATCTAAGAAACAAATCCAATGTCTGCAGTTTGTAGCTAACCATGTCGCTCACTGCCACCTCAGACTtccctttttccattttttgtctctttttttttttctt
This window encodes:
- the LOC122651212 gene encoding CASP-like protein 1D2, whose amino-acid sequence is MEKGKSEVAVSDMVSYKLQTLDLFLRFLVFAASLVGLLVMGTSTDTALTETTELEYFPALIYFEVALSIAGFYAIITVIGSFMASGKPNPSKKLLILSAVFDAMMVGIVGSATGSAAAFGYVDLKGSPEMGWMYMCHEFQHFCRYIAVASAISLFESIVLVLLVLCSTYHLYHLSR